GCGAACGCGCCGGGCCGTACGGTCTCGCCGCGCAGGCGGATCTCACCGGCGGACGGGCGGTCGAGCCCCACCAGCGCGCGCAGCGTCTCCGTGCGGCCCGAGCCGAGAACGCCGGCGATGCCCAGGATCTCGCCGGGCCGCACGTCGATGTCCAGGCCGTTCAGCCGGTCGCTCACCAGACCGCGCGCCGACAGCACCGGCGGCTCGGCGCTCGGGCGGCGGTCCCGGGACGCCACGGTCTCGGGCGCCGTGCCGAGCATCATCGCGACGATCTCGTGCGTGGAGGCCGTGCGTACCGGCAGCGTCTCCACGATCCTGCCGTCGCGGACGACCGTGGCGGTGTCGGCCACCTGCCGGATCTCGTCCATCCGGTGGCTGACGTAGATGACCGCCACGCCCTGCTCGGCGACGGTCCGTACGACGTCGATCACCTGCCGGACCTCGGCGGCGGCCAGGGAACTGGTCGGCTCGTCGAGGATGAGCAGGGTGGGCCGCTGGCTGACGGCGCGGGCGATCTCCACGAGCTGCTGCCCGGCGGAGCCCAGCGAGCCGACCGGGCTGTCGACGTCGATGTCCACGCCGATGCGCGCCATCGCCTCCTTCGCGTCGGCGCGCATCCTGCGCACGTCGAGCGCGCCGCGGGAGCGCGGCCAGGCGCCCAGGAACAGGTTCTCCGCGACCGTCATCTCCGGCACCAGGCTCAGCTCCTGGTAGACGGTCGCGACCCCCAGGGCGGCGACGTCCCGCGTCCCGAGCCCCGCCAGCGGCTTGCCGCGTACGAGCGCCTCACCGGAGTCGAGGTGTTCGGCGCCGGACAACACCTTGATCAGGGTGGACTTGCCGGCGCCGTTCTTGCCCAGCAGCGCGCGGACCTCGCCGCGCCGCACCGCGAAGTCGACGTCGCTGAGAGCGGTGACGCCGGGGTAGCGCTTGGTGCCCGCGCGCACCTCCGCGACGACGTCGGTGTTCGACATGGGAGCCTTCCTGGGAGCCTTCGGTGGGGACAGGGGACCTTGGGCGGCTTACGGGATTCCGTCGGCGTGCTCGGTCAGCCACTTCTCGTTCGTCGCCTTGTCGTCGGCGGTGTAGAGAACCGGGTCCACCGGGATGACGAACGAGTCGTTCTTGGCGCCGCTCGACGCCTTGCGGGCGGCCTCGTACGCGAGCTTGCCCACGGTCTGCGCGGGGACGTCGATCTCCGCCTTGAGGATGCTGCCGTCGACCAGGGCCTTGGCGATGTCGACGGTCATGTCGCTGCCGAAGACGACGGTCTTGCCGACGCGGGAGCGCGTGGTGACGGCCTTGATGCCCGCCAGTGTGCCGCCGCCCGCGACGGCGTAGAACGCGTCGAGGTCCGGGTTCGCGGTGATGATGTTCTCGGCGACCGGAGTGGCCTTGTCGACCACCGCGCCCTCCTGGTCGGCGACGTACTGGGCGCCGGGCACCGACGTGGCCAGGCCCTCCTTGAAGCCGCGCTTGCGCTCCTTGCAGACCTCCACGAAGTCGCAGTTCAGGATCGCGATCTTCGGCTTGTCGATCTTCTGGGAGGTGAAGTACTTCCCGGCCTGCTCGCCCAGCTTCTTGCCGAAGACGTACGGGTCCGACAGGACGTAGCCCCACACGTACTTCTTGGCGTCCGCGTCGTTGATGCAGGTGTTGTAGCAGACCACCGGGATGCCGGCCTTGCTCGCCGCCGCGATCGCCGGGGTGGACGCCGTGGCGGAGACGGCCGAGGTGATGATCGCGTCCACGTTGGAGGCGACCAGGGTCGACATGAACGAGGATTCCTTGGCCGCGTCGCCCTGCGCGTTGTTGCCCAGCAGCTTGAGCTGCGAGTCCTGTGCGGCGGCGGTCTCGATGCCCTTCTTCACACCGGCGTAGAAGCCCTGCGAGTCCAGGTAGATCACCCCGACGCGCAGCTGCTCCTTCGCTCCCGAGGCGCCGCCGGACCCGGCGGACTGACCGCAGGCGGCGAGCACGGCGCCGACGGCCAGCAGGGCGATGCTCCGCATCACCGTGAGTCGAACTGATGCCACGAATGGCCTCCCTGAGTCTGTCTTCGGTTGGCGACGCCACTGGCAGGGCGCGCTGCGCCACGTCAGATGATGCGGCGGGCGTAACGCGCCTGTCAATAAATTGTCATAAAAAAACACTTATCGTAGAGTGGCGCCGTGAACCTCCCCGGACCTTCAACGGAGACCGGATGCTGCGCGGTCGTGACCGGTGCCGCCTCCGGCATCGGCGCGGCCACCGCCAGGCGTCTCGGCGCGACGGGCATGCCCGTCCTGCTGTGCGACATCTCCCCGGCAGGGGAGGACGTCGCCGCGGCTGTCGCCGAGGCGGGCGGCACGGCAAGATTCGTGCGCATGGACGTCAGCGACGAGAGCGCGTGGGGGGAACTCCGCCGCTTCGCCCACCGGGAGTACGGCCCGGTGCGGCACCTCGTCAGCAACGCCTACGTCGTGGACGTGAAACCCCTGCACGACCTGGGCGCGGCATCGTGGAACCGCCAGCTGGAAGTGAACCTCACCGCCTCCTACCTGGCCTTTCGCACGTTACACGAGGATCTGGAGGCGACGTCGGGGGCGGTCGTCCTCGTCTCGTCGGTGCACGCGCTCGTCGGCCTGCCCGGTCATCCGGCGTACGCCGCGACGAAGGCGGCGCTGGTGGGTCTCGGCCGCCAGCTCGCCGTGGACTACGGTCCCGGGGTGCGCGTCAACACCGTGCTGCCCGGGCCGATCATGTCCCCCGCGTGGGACCGGGTGGCGGAGGAGGACCGGCGGCTGAGCGTGGAGGCCACGATCGCCAAGCGGTTCGGCGAGCCCGCCGAGGTCGCCGCGGCGATCGCGTTCCTGCTCTCGGACGAGGCGTCCTACATCACCGCCACCACCCTCGTCGTCGACGGCGGCTGGAGCGCGACGAAGAACTCCTCCTGAGAGGGATGACCGCAGAGCATGAGCACCTACAAAGGGCGTGGCATCCACGGCCAGGTCGTCGAGACCATCGGCCGCCGCCTCGTCACCGGGCAGTTCGCCGAGAACGGGCGCATCGACCTGGTCGAGTTGGAAGCCGAGCTGCAGG
Above is a window of Microbispora sp. ZYX-F-249 DNA encoding:
- a CDS encoding substrate-binding domain-containing protein is translated as MASVRLTVMRSIALLAVGAVLAACGQSAGSGGASGAKEQLRVGVIYLDSQGFYAGVKKGIETAAAQDSQLKLLGNNAQGDAAKESSFMSTLVASNVDAIITSAVSATASTPAIAAASKAGIPVVCYNTCINDADAKKYVWGYVLSDPYVFGKKLGEQAGKYFTSQKIDKPKIAILNCDFVEVCKERKRGFKEGLATSVPGAQYVADQEGAVVDKATPVAENIITANPDLDAFYAVAGGGTLAGIKAVTTRSRVGKTVVFGSDMTVDIAKALVDGSILKAEIDVPAQTVGKLAYEAARKASSGAKNDSFVIPVDPVLYTADDKATNEKWLTEHADGIP
- a CDS encoding sugar ABC transporter ATP-binding protein, which gives rise to MSNTDVVAEVRAGTKRYPGVTALSDVDFAVRRGEVRALLGKNGAGKSTLIKVLSGAEHLDSGEALVRGKPLAGLGTRDVAALGVATVYQELSLVPEMTVAENLFLGAWPRSRGALDVRRMRADAKEAMARIGVDIDVDSPVGSLGSAGQQLVEIARAVSQRPTLLILDEPTSSLAAAEVRQVIDVVRTVAEQGVAVIYVSHRMDEIRQVADTATVVRDGRIVETLPVRTASTHEIVAMMLGTAPETVASRDRRPSAEPPVLSARGLVSDRLNGLDIDVRPGEILGIAGVLGSGRTETLRALVGLDRPSAGEIRLRGETVRPGAFAAMLRRGIGMTPENRRREGIVPLMGVDENIVISDLRGVSRSGVLDRRAIRQAARALIDRLAIKTARPGTPIGTLSGGNQQKAVLARWLHAGSEVLLLDEPTRGVDVEAKRQIYDQMRLLADDGRAVVFVSSEVEELADVCDRIAVLRGGRVVAELSGDEIELNRVMALAIAEE
- a CDS encoding SDR family NAD(P)-dependent oxidoreductase; amino-acid sequence: MNLPGPSTETGCCAVVTGAASGIGAATARRLGATGMPVLLCDISPAGEDVAAAVAEAGGTARFVRMDVSDESAWGELRRFAHREYGPVRHLVSNAYVVDVKPLHDLGAASWNRQLEVNLTASYLAFRTLHEDLEATSGAVVLVSSVHALVGLPGHPAYAATKAALVGLGRQLAVDYGPGVRVNTVLPGPIMSPAWDRVAEEDRRLSVEATIAKRFGEPAEVAAAIAFLLSDEASYITATTLVVDGGWSATKNSS